A single region of the Balaenoptera ricei isolate mBalRic1 chromosome 12, mBalRic1.hap2, whole genome shotgun sequence genome encodes:
- the LOC132376302 gene encoding nephrocan, with the protein MCLLYAFFVLLSLSYGFDPNCPGRCSCDSEQSVQCYRLTEVPSGIPSTTKKLYVSHSKIQHLQLSNFTQMSALEDFILLASGTESVENDTFKTLSTLKTLELWKNKLRRVPSALPASLEVLKLNDNSIYVLHGSDFEGLKKLKILELKNNLISSLSPSMLSSLVSLQSLVLDSNNIESVNGPLALPHLKHLSMENNKLHLIPASFFTSLQSLQFLSFSSNFLTKIPINLPKSLLSLKMERNRLKVVRFRDMKHLENLSHLYLSENSLSSIDGAQLLANLTTLELSQNQLQTLPLRLPARLQKLDISNNLIQKVTAQDFQDLRDLKHLFLDNNIVSLFEAGALQRCSQLSNLALEQNLLLSIPLRLPATLARLDLKGNAIQDIAERELKDLKQLQVLNLRNNKISALDLKALEVLPRLRHLYLDGNPWNCTCSLLRAREVLKAKGTDVRGGQCAAPAERQGESWMSSKKIMRQCEHHLHLTEKSKETKKKPKPEEHSSIRINVDDDYYDYEID; encoded by the exons ATGTGTCTGCTTtatgctttctttgttttgctcTCTCTTAGCTATGGTTTCGATCCTAACTGTCCTGGAAGATGCAGCTGTGATTCGGAGCAGTCGGTGCAATGCTACAGGCTAACGGAGGTGCCGTCAGGTATTCCTTCCACCACCAAGAAGCTCTACGTCAGTCATAGCAAAATTCAGCACCTTCAG CTGTCTAACTTCACCCAAATGTCAGCTCTAGAAGATTTTATTCTGCTGGCCAGTGGAACAGAGTCAGTAGAAAATGACACTTTCAAGACTCTGAGTACTTTGAAGACCTTGGAACTCTGGAAAAATAAGTTAAGACGGGTCCCCAGTGCTCTCCCAGCCAGTCTTGAAGTGTTAAAACTAAATGATAATTCAATATATGTCCTTCACGGATCTGATTTTGAAggactgaagaaattaaaaatccttgAACTGAAAAACAATCtgatctcttctctctctcccagcaTGCTTTCCTCTCTTGTCAGTTTGCAAAGCTTGGTGTTGGACAGCAACAATATCGAGTCTGTGAATGGACCACTGGCACTTCCCCATCTGAAACATCTGAGCATGGAGAATAATAAGCTACATCTCATACCAGCTAGCTTCTTCACTTCTCTTCAGTCTTTGCAGTTTCTCAGTTTCAGTAGTAACTTTTTGACTAAAATTCCTATTAACCTGCCCAAATCCTTGCTCTCattaaaaatggagagaaacCGGCTCAAAGTGGTAAGGTTTCGAGATATGAAACATTTGGAGAATCTTTCCCATCTTTACCTGTCAGAAAACTCACTCTCTTCCATCGATGGGGCACAGCTCCTTGCCAATTTAACTACCCTTGAGCTGTCCCAAAACCAGCTTCAAACGTTGCCCCTCAGACTACCAGCAAGGCTACAAAAGCTTGATATCAGCAACAATCTGATTCAGAAAGTTACAGCACAAGACTTCCAGGACCTCCGAGATTTGAAACATTTGTTTCTGGACAACAACATTGTCAGCTTGTTTGAAGCTGGAGCCCTGCAGAGGTGTTCCCAGCTCTCCAACCTGGCCCTGGAGCAGAACCTTCTCTTGTCTATACCTCTACG GCTCCCGGCAACCTTAGCAAGGCTGGACCTAAAAGGCAACGCCATCCAGGATATTGCTGAGAGGGAGCTCAAGGATCTGAAGCAGCTTCAGGTTCTAAACCTCAGGAACAACAAGATCTCTGCCTTAGACCTCAAAGCCTTGGAGGTGTTGCCTCGCCTCAGGCACCTGTATCTGGATGGAAATCCGTGGAATTGCACCTGCAGTCTCCTGAGAGCCAGGGAGGTCCTGAAGGCCAAGGGCACAGATGTGAGGGGAGGACAATGTGCAGCACCAGCTGAACGACAAGGGGAGAGCTGGATGTCTTCCAAGAAGATAATGAGGCAATGTGAGCATCACTTGCATCTGACCGAGAAAAGCAAAGAGACCAAAAAGAAACCAAAGCCTGAAGAGCACTCCAGCATCAGAATCAATGTGGATGATGATTATTATGATTATGAGATAGATTAA